A genomic stretch from Selenomonadales bacterium includes:
- the rpoD gene encoding RNA polymerase sigma factor RpoD → MTAKMDQALPLIEKLLAKGKSRGGMLTYAEVMDTLQGIDLSAEDADEIFGMFQRQGVEVVDVLANEPQVDEEEPTEQDMEEVRPEEVDLDLSVPEGIGIDDPVRMYLKEIGRVHLLSADEEIELARRMEEGDEEAKRRLAEANLRLVVSIAKRYVGRGMLFLDLIQEGNLGLIKAVEKFDYNKGYKFSTYATWWIRQAITRAIADQARTIRIPVHMVETINKLVRIQRQLLQELGREPLPEEIAKEMGISVERVREIMKIAQEPVSLETPIGEEEDSHLGDFIEDQDAPAPAEAASFMLLKEQLEEVLETLTDREKKVLRLRFGLQDGRARTLEEVGQSFGVTRERIRQIEAKALRKLRHPSRSKKLKDFLE, encoded by the coding sequence ATGACAGCAAAAATGGATCAAGCGCTTCCGCTTATTGAGAAGCTACTGGCCAAAGGCAAAAGTCGTGGTGGCATGTTGACGTATGCCGAAGTGATGGATACTCTCCAAGGAATAGATTTGTCGGCGGAGGATGCAGATGAGATATTCGGCATGTTCCAGCGTCAAGGCGTTGAGGTAGTCGATGTCCTTGCGAATGAACCGCAGGTCGATGAAGAAGAACCGACAGAACAGGATATGGAAGAGGTGCGACCGGAAGAAGTCGATCTCGATTTGTCTGTACCGGAAGGTATCGGCATTGATGACCCTGTTCGTATGTATCTGAAAGAGATCGGTCGCGTTCATTTGCTTTCGGCAGATGAAGAGATCGAGCTTGCAAGACGTATGGAAGAAGGCGACGAAGAAGCAAAACGCCGTTTGGCAGAAGCGAACCTTCGTCTTGTCGTCAGCATTGCCAAACGATATGTCGGCCGTGGTATGCTGTTCTTGGATCTGATCCAAGAAGGTAACTTGGGTCTTATCAAAGCCGTTGAAAAATTCGATTATAACAAAGGATATAAGTTCAGTACGTATGCGACCTGGTGGATCCGTCAGGCTATCACGCGTGCGATCGCCGATCAGGCGAGAACGATCCGTATCCCTGTTCATATGGTAGAAACGATCAATAAGCTCGTGCGTATCCAGCGCCAGCTTCTTCAGGAACTCGGCAGAGAGCCGCTTCCGGAAGAGATCGCCAAAGAAATGGGTATCAGCGTAGAACGCGTACGTGAGATCATGAAGATCGCACAGGAACCGGTATCGCTCGAAACTCCGATCGGGGAAGAAGAAGACTCGCATCTCGGCGACTTCATTGAAGACCAAGACGCGCCCGCACCTGCGGAAGCCGCTTCGTTCATGCTCCTCAAAGAACAGCTCGAAGAAGTGCTCGAAACGCTCACAGACCGTGAAAAGAAAGTGCTTCGTCTGCGTTTCGGTTTGCAGGACGGTCGTGCGAGAACGCTCGAAGAAGTCGGACAGAGCTTCGGCGTTACACGTGAACGTATTCGTCAGATCGAAGCGAAAGCCTTGCGCAAATTGCGTCATCCGAGCCGCAGCAAAAAGTTAAAAGATTTCTTGGAATAA